The Hordeum vulgare subsp. vulgare chromosome 7H, MorexV3_pseudomolecules_assembly, whole genome shotgun sequence DNA window AGGACGACGCCGAGCGGCTCAAGAATAAGCAGGTTGCTGCTTCGACCGATGAAGTAACAACCGCACGAGTTGAACCCTGCGATACCGGTGGCACATCCACCCCAGGTGTGTTCATTGCCACAGGCTATCTGTTTGcctctctgttttttgtttcttgCACAATTGCTGACTGGCGATGTCCATATTGTATTGTTGATAGCCGCAAGCGGTGCCCAAGGCAATGATGTGCCCTCATGCCAAGTACAGCATTCAGAGCTGCTATTGAAGAATGCCGAACGGTTAAGGCAGTTGCGGTATGTACTGGTTAACCATTTTCTGCCTTCTATCCTGCTTAACTTGTGTGACTATGGTTGCATCAGTCAATTGTGGGTTGTTTGTGCTTTCTAGATAAAGCTCAGTTGAAGTACTGTAATTATTGTTGCTTCATTGGTTTCGACCCTCACTGAAAGTTTTGTGCGCAAAGTAATTAATCCTCAGTTGCACCTAATTGGGGAATTCGATAGCTTACCACCTGTCCCCATTAGAAAATGTGACGGCTTACTATATGTAATTTCTGATGGAATTTTGTGCATTCTCTCCACCTGCTACAATAGTAATGGTCTGTCTCGCAATTAATAAGTAACAGGATGTGTCAGTTAGATACTTTTATGTTGTCATGTTTGTTGtcaagtttttgtttttttgttttttgaggGGACTGTTTGTTGTCAAGTAAGGTCTTGGCAGTACCATGGAGACAATATAGCTATCAGTTTAAGGTTTCTGTCTGCTCTTTTCCGTAGCAGTTTGTTGAACATCTTTGAGATGCCCTTGGCACCTTGATCATGCTGCTCTTTACTTGAAGCTAAATGGTTGTTGCGTCATCAATTAATACACCCAACTCTTGGTGTACCTTAGCTAAGCACTACATATATATGTATTGCTGTCCTTGACTTTTCTAGAAGATCTTCAGTTTAATTGTATTAAAACAATATGAGAATCTCTACCTACATATTATGTTCAATGGATTTCATTACTAGGAAATATAACGATAGGACATCCATCTTGAACTGAAAAGAAGATTTGACTATTGTTCATTTTGTACTCACCCTTATCTGAGGGTTCTCTGTGGGAATATCGTGGAAGCATCTATTGCTTGGTAGTCTTTCGTTTCCAGGAAAGGTCTGTTGAGTCTGAAATGCACCTGCTTTAAGGATCAATATATATGGCTTGAAAACAGAATTGTACTGTTTTTCACCCGTTCCTTAGGCCCTATTAGGCAATAAATTAATCCCTTTCCTGAGCATTTTAGTTGTTTTGCTTTAGTTTTCATTAGCTCTTTGTCATTTTGATGAGGAGTTAGAATCGAAGCCATCTAAGCAGTGTTCCTGTCTTAGGAAACCATAAGAAAAGATGTCCTAGTTAAAAGTTAAAAAACACTTGCGGCCATCCTGTTTCCTCGTACTAACTGTATTCGTCTATATAGTATTGTTGTAATGTTATTATTGATGAATTACTTAAAATGCAGGGATAATAATTTCGATATGGATCTTGAAGAAGTTATGCTTATGGAAGCGATTTGGCTTTCTGTGCAAGTATgttaagatattgctgaatcagacCCCTTGCCAAACGTATTTTCCAATAACGTTAATCTATATAACTTCCTTTTTTCATTCTTTTCTTGAAGAGCTCATCTGTTAAGTTTCAAAAATTTGTATACAGGGATAGGTCACATTTTCCTGCCACATGACTTGAAATGATTTTTCAAAGGGTAGTTTGTAAGCATGCTGATTGTGTGAATTCTTAATAATACAGCTTACCCATACTAGCTACCTGTTTTGCTGTTTACCATCTCCATCCACATCATAACTGCTTTTCATTAATCATCATATGTATGTCCTATCATTGGTCATCAGTCGGTTCAATGTCCTTTTGAGTTGCATGCAAATTAACTTAGAACTTGCTTATTCACATAAATCTGAATTTGTTGCTCATCACTTGATATGTGAACCTGCATGTGTTACCTAAAAAATTTGTGCATGATGATCATTGTCATGTCTGGGTAGCCAGGGTAGGTGGTTTCCATCAGTTGATTTGTAGAGTTTTCAAGGAATGAAATACCATATTGATTCGTAGACACTGCTAATTAACTTAGAGCTTGCTTGTTCACATAAATCTAAATTTGCTGCTCAATACTTGATATGTGATGAACCAACTTTAAAAGTTATATGCATGCTGATCATAGTCATGTCTGCGGGTAGCCATGGTAGGTGGCTTCCATCAATAGAATTATATAGAGTTTTCAAGGAATAAAAAACCATTAGACTTATTGGTAGACACTGCTTGTCGTATTAATGGTGGAAAGGACAGTACTAATCATCTTACTAAAATTACCATGAACAGGATCAGGAAGCCTTAGGAAATCCAGGGAGCATAGGTGCCGTGCCACCAACACTTCCTCTAAGATGCTACGATGCATCTGGGGCTACTTCAGCCGAAGCAGCCCCTCCCGGCGGATTCGCCTGCGCGGTCGCGGCTCTAGCGGAGCAACAACACATGCTTGGAGACCCTTCCAGCGCAGCCACCTGCCAAACATCAAGACACGACATTCTCAGCAGGTCACAGAGGTCCTTCACAGAGGACCTAAGCATAGCCGGGAGCAGCTCCTCGGCCATCAGGGTCGAGGAACCACCATCAAACAGCAGAACACCGCAGGCAAGAGACGGCACGGATTACTCTAACAATGACGGGTGGTCAGACGCGGCCGAGGCCAGCACCAGCTGCGCCGGCTCCGACGTCACAGTAGATGCCGGGGCCGCCAGTTTGGCGGCTGCTGCTGCTTCGGACGTGTCGAGCATCGGTTCGGGCAACGTCCCCGACAGCTTTGAGGAGCAGATGATGCTGGCCATGGCGCTCTCGCTGGTCGACGCTCGCGGGGTCGGAGGCTCCCCTCCAGCGTTAGCTTGGCGGTAGTAAGAGTCGCAGCCCCCCCTCCTATTTATTTGTTTCGGTTggctggtgttgttgttccttAGGTTTCCTCTTGTGCGTGACATAAAAAAGCATAGGGTTTTAGGTGGATTGGGTGGTAGGTAAACCAAACGAAGATTGGCCGTTGGATGCTGTGCATAGGGACTGGTGGGATAAATCTGCATGTTTGCAGGTATCTATttgcctctctcttttttttgtttcttctcaAATGTAATAGAAAGCAGGTTGTGCCAGATTGTGCCCTTGGAGGAAGCAGAAATTGTGTAAATGGAGAGAGTGTCCCATTCCCTCTTCATGATGTGGGTGATCTAAATTACTGTGTCTCAAGGCTAAATTACTCCTGAAGGTCACGTGTTACGCCGGTGGTTATTACAGTACTAGTAGTTTCTTTTTAAGGCTGTCAGTGCTTATTACTGCATCATTCCACTCATACAGTATGCTGGAGCTGAAACCTGAGATGCTGGCATCGTACCACGGCGGAATCCCCACGTGTCAGAGCCCCTGGAAACTGGGGCGGCTTGTACTACTAGGATATGGACGGAACAAGCAAACCCAAACGCACTTTCGTTTCGTCGGCTGCTCGTCCGTCCGATTCATTTTTCGTCTGCTGACAGACTTGTGATTATTTTTTATCGCATTGATAATTATTACAAATGTTCTAGATTAGTAAATGTTTAATACAAAATATTGCATAGTTTAAGAACTATAAAAATATCTCATAGTCGATACATTTAAAAGAAAAGGTTGTCGATACATATATTGGTTGTCGACATGAATCCACATGTGCTCAATCAAATTATTTTACAGCTAAATGTGAGTATTTCAGTCATACATCTTACGATGAAACTCGACGAGCTGTGTGTAAACGTTGTCTTTTCTTCATGTTGAGGCACAACGTTGTCACCCTGAAACTCGAACCCTTGATCAGAGGGGTGTTCATCCTctacgatcatgttgtgcatgatcacacaagcagtcatcaccttTCAGAATTTTTGCATACTCCATGTTCTAGCAGGATATCGAACGATGTCCCATCGAGACTGAAGAACGCCAAAGGCACGCTCTACATCTTTTCTAACACTCTCTTACTCTTTGCgaatctctttctcttctctcctATGGGATTGGATATTGTCTTCACAAGAGTAGATCACTGTGGATAAATACCGTCAGCTAGATAGTATCCATTGATGTATTGCTGGCCGTTGATCTCAACATTAACCTTCGGGCAATTGCCTTCTCCATCCTAGCAAACACCAAAGAGCGCTGGAGCACATTGATATCGTCGTGAGATCCAGCCATGCGGAAGGAAGTGTGCCAAATCCAGAGACCTTGGAAAGCCACGGCCTCAAGTATGACAATGCAAGCTGGGACATGACCCTTATACTGCCCTTGCCAAGTAGGACAATTCTTCCACTTCCAATGCATCCCAGGGAAGCCCCTACTGGCATTCATCGACAACAACGTGCTGTATCGGCAGTTgttggctctctcaagtactctgCCCCGAACACAGGTATAACAGCCCTGCGGAATCTATACATAGACTCAAGACAGGTAGACTCACTCATCCGGATATGCTCATCAATGAGATCATCGGAGACACCATATGCAAGCATCCGAATGGCGACAGTACATTTCTGATAAGAGTAGAAACCAATCTTTCCAAGGACACCCGCCTTGCACTCGAAATAGTTATCGTACTCAATCATCCCCTCTCGAATATGGTTGAAAACATGTCTAGCCATCCGAAAATGGCGAAGGAACAAGTGATGTTTGAAGAGCGGATTTGGAGTCTCGAAATAGTGTTTCCACGGTAGGAAATGACCACTCTCTTAGTTACGATTTAGTGCCGGCGTGTGCCCCCGCATGGAGCCCTTGAACTGTGACCACTCCATACTTTCGTGGTCATGGACGACCAACGCACCGCCACCATCTCCTCATCATCAGATAAGGAATCATCCGAATCCAAAAGAACGTTGTAGAAAAAATACTCATCATCGGAGTCCATTTATACCTTGGACAAAGCGTTGAACACCTTATGGGCGTTGTGGAATACACATGCCGGAGAGGAGCCTTCCGTCGAGAGAAAGTGGCGGAGCTTGGCGGCGGCTGCGGGAGACGAGGCTACCGGAAGGATTCCGCAACGCGGATGGCTGGCGGCGCCAGCGGAAGCGGGCGGCGGGGGTGGGAGACGAGGGGGCGGGCAGGTGTTTTGAAGGTGAAGGAAGAAGAGGTTGGCGTACGTGCCACCGACTGACGGGCCAGGAGAAGAGGAGGGCGGGCGACGAGCGTATCCGCGACGAAGCAAATGCCGCTCAAATTTGAGTCTCAAATAGGTCACGGGCGGACGGAAAATGAAAATACGTCTATTTGGATCAGTGCGTTGGGCTGTATTTTGTATTTTGTGTCTGTGGCAATTCAAACGACATGGACAAACGAAATGTGTCGCCCGGTTGGTATTGCTCCAACTGTTCAGCACTAAACTCACACACCACGACTTCACAACGGGTTAGCAGCTGCATTCCTGCCTTGCAACACCCTGATGGCAAGTCCTTAGAGGGCAGGGTGGCCTCATTTTAAAACATTCTTGCATTTCTTTCATTTCAAATTTCCTAACGGACTAGCATCTGTTCAGAGAATTGTATGCGTTTCTATCTGCGCCGGACAGTCCAACATCCTCCTCCCACCACTTAAAGCATGTATAACCACGTACCTTTAATTCGACCCCTCAGATATTCACGGACGCGCCTAGTCGGTCATCGGATGTGTTCATTTTGATCTTCCATTTGTCTATCCTGTAGCTACATCCTTATTTTATTCATCATATGTCtggtcacttgcacgtgattgatatagatgaagaaaaagaaaaaaaggaatgcATAAAGAAGAGAAGAGATAACGCACACACGTGTGAACAGAAAAGATAATgcccacacgtgtgggcgttTGCATCTCGCCCACACGTATGGATTGGCGTTCGTTTGTGGTTGCACGAATCTTGGAAAGTTTTGCCAGATTTCCTATGCCATGTTGGACTCGGTTGGTGTGGGCATTTAGCCACTTCGGCCGCACGCCTGTTTCTCTCTCAGCAGGAATCTTTTTTGGTTTCGgcttaaaaatgttttatctcttaattAAAAAATTCAATTGAAAATCtgttttcaccattaaatccgtctcgacggaatcttcaaaactagatcccatgttgatatattTCGATGCAATTTTTATGAACAAAAGATGTCATGATGTTACACCGTAGTTGCCATAGTATTTACACTGCAGTTGTCATGACatgttctatctattttttcttctagatttaaagTTATCGTTATATTTTCAACTACCTTTTACGgcaatttttattaattgaccatgATAATTTTTATTAGTTAACCATCACAAATTTAATGCATGGATCATGCTAATTTTTAGTAATCAATGATGACAAATTTAGTTTAtagatcatggcaattttagAATTTAGACCATGATCGATGAAAAAAATTGACCAAAAGTTGTCATGATGTTTACACTGTAGTTGCCATACTGTTTATATTAAAGTTGCCATGACATGTTCTAACTTTTTTTTCTAAATTTAAAACTACCGCTATATTTTTCAACTATTTTTTACAAcaatttttattaattgaccatggcaattttttcaccatgacaattttagtttatggttcatAGCAAGTCTAGTTTCTTAATTCCTTATTTTATAATATGTCAAAATTTAGCTTTAAAGGTAGATGAAAAAAATAGCTGAAACATATCATAGCAATTTTGATGTAAACACTATGACAATTCATGTGCAATAGACATGACAATTTTTTACCCAAAAAATCATCTAAACGTattgatatgagatctagtttcgaagatcttgtCGTGATGGATTCAATGATGAAAACGGATCTTCAATTGAATTTTCAATTTacaagataaaacattttaaaaaccaAAAATTCAAAAAGATTCCCACATGCATGCTTGTGGTGACGTGACAGACGTGTGGGTGTTAGTTGTTTTATCCACACGTAGCATGAATGTGATCCGCGGCGATACTCATATCCTCCCTACATTTGAGATAGATATCAGGATTTACGGACAAACCAAACGTATAGAAATGATATAAGGGATTCAGTTGAATTAGGTTTTTCCTTCTCTTTTTATCCGATCACTGACTGATCTCATCTGTGGATGTACGTTTAAGGAGAATTTAGAGAATCCGGTTGTCGTTGATGTGATTTGAAGGAAGGTCGCACCATGTGTTCGCCTCTGATTGCAGTCCGAGCCAAGTGTTGGGCATGTTAACATAGTGAGGTTGATCTCTAAAAACATAAAAAGAGCGATCAAGACCGGATCGAATAACTGAACTAACATTCCCGTTGAATCCTTGACCACCAACTCCattcatgtactccctccgtttcaaaataaataaTGTTCATCTAATATAAAATTTATATTAATTTAATGTTAAATCCGTGACATTTATTTTAGAACGGAGAGAGTACTACATACCTACCAAAATCAACTTCCGGCGAAATTACAATGGAATCCCACACCTGAGTTTGACGGGGTACATTTATATTTTCTCGATATATGACCACGCGATTGGATTGGGATTGCATTCTATTATTATTATCTATATAAGCGATAAGAAACAATATCGTCAAAGCTGTTCAGGAACCAAAAATTCAATCAAGAGTGTCCAGGAGCAATGCGTTTTTATTCGGCC harbors:
- the LOC123409464 gene encoding E3 ubiquitin-protein ligase DA2L-like, translating into MGNRVGGRRRRPPVDERYTQPQGLYPHPDIDLKKLRRLILEAKLAPCHPGADDPRPDLDECPICFLFYPSLNRSKCCAKGICTECFLQMKSPTSCRPTQCPYCKMLNYAVEYRGVKTKEEKGVEQIEEQRVIEAQIRMRHQELQDDAERLKNKQVAASTDEVTTARVEPCDTGGTSTPAASGAQGNDVPSCQVQHSELLLKNAERLRQLRDNNFDMDLEEVMLMEAIWLSVQDQEALGNPGSIGAVPPTLPLRCYDASGATSAEAAPPGGFACAVAALAEQQHMLGDPSSAATCQTSRHDILSRSQRSFTEDLSIAGSSSSAIRVEEPPSNSRTPQARDGTDYSNNDGWSDAAEASTSCAGSDVTVDAGAASLAAAAASDVSSIGSGNVPDSFEEQMMLAMALSLVDARGVGGSPPALAWR